The following proteins come from a genomic window of Paenibacillus spongiae:
- a CDS encoding protein kinase domain-containing protein gives MTTSFEWTLPRGTIIKGKWRQNSYRVERLLGEGANGKVFLVERQRNWFAMKIGADTVDLQSEVNVLQSIAKQRTGSRSEPYLVEVDDMRASDGKEYPFYIMRYIRGATLSDYLSKQGMDWFPVVGYSLLGKLAELHDGGWTFGDVKVENVLVADYGRVELVDFGGVTAMGKSVRQFTEIYDRGYWNAGTRTADARYDLFSFGVLCIQLHESQRLAQLTSALLPQNRTPEELLKLAYANPRLKPLSGWLNKALNGGFTDAREASGSWRQWMNRPGQRGHATPAPGWMKGLFVASAALLATTIYWLLRV, from the coding sequence GTGACTACGTCGTTTGAATGGACCCTTCCGCGGGGCACGATCATTAAAGGCAAGTGGAGGCAGAACAGCTACCGCGTGGAACGTCTTCTCGGCGAAGGCGCGAATGGGAAAGTGTTCCTGGTCGAACGTCAGCGGAACTGGTTCGCGATGAAGATCGGCGCGGATACTGTCGATCTGCAGTCCGAGGTGAACGTGCTGCAGTCGATTGCCAAGCAGCGCACGGGTTCGCGTTCCGAGCCCTATCTGGTTGAAGTCGACGATATGCGGGCTTCGGACGGAAAGGAATATCCGTTCTATATTATGCGTTACATACGGGGTGCGACGTTATCCGATTACTTGTCGAAGCAGGGCATGGACTGGTTTCCCGTCGTAGGCTACAGCCTGCTGGGCAAGCTTGCCGAGCTGCATGACGGGGGCTGGACGTTCGGCGACGTGAAGGTGGAGAATGTGCTTGTTGCCGATTACGGACGCGTAGAACTCGTCGATTTCGGCGGCGTGACGGCGATGGGGAAGAGTGTCCGGCAGTTTACCGAAATTTATGACCGCGGGTATTGGAACGCGGGCACCCGGACCGCTGACGCCCGATATGACCTGTTTTCGTTCGGGGTACTCTGCATCCAGCTGCACGAGAGCCAGCGGCTGGCACAGCTGACGTCGGCACTGCTGCCGCAGAACCGGACGCCGGAGGAGCTGTTGAAATTGGCTTACGCCAACCCGCGGCTCAAGCCGCTGTCCGGCTGGCTTAACAAAGCTTTGAACGGCGGGTTCACGGATGCAAGGGAAGCATCCGGCAGCTGGAGGCAATGGATGAATCGCCCGGGGCAGCGCGGGCACGCGACCCCTGCTCCCGGATGGATGAAGGGGCTGTTCGTAGCCTCTGCCGCGCTGCTGGCTACGACGATCTATTGGCTGCTTCGGGTTTAA